Proteins encoded by one window of Xiphias gladius isolate SHS-SW01 ecotype Sanya breed wild chromosome 15, ASM1685928v1, whole genome shotgun sequence:
- the ccdc86 gene encoding coiled-coil domain-containing protein 86 has protein sequence MSRRQKAIPEEKTASEVGHEQEEEDVQDPPPETRRTRSGRRVRTPVALLESEAPVRTPSRRTRRSVLQELPAVEEKSTEEPERIPESVAEETPRTSAAGPEPCTVSELAARADVTLSGDGHMSRPALAETAPTIAETVPQKMRRLAPSGKQNPVIPLGKPKSGRVWKDRNKQRFSALVRDKPLCSSWEKKMEAKREKELVKRFSLQLKEEKAKQKEDKRKRREDNLKRRAENERKAEIVQVIRNTAKIKRMKRKQLRKVEKRDTLALLQKSQKQNVKAKGQKNNKTDKDLT, from the exons ATGTCGAGGAGGCAGAAAGCTATACCAGAAGAAAAGACCGCTTCCGAAGTGGGACacgagcaggaggaggaggatgtccAGGATCCGCCGCCGGAGACCAGACGCACCCGCAGCGGCCGCAGAGTGCGCACTCCTGTCGCGCTACTAGAGTCTGAAGCCCCGGTGAGGACTCCCAGCCGGAGGACCAGGAGGTCTGTGCTCCAGGAGCTGCCGGCGGTGGAAGAGAAAAGCACGGAGGAGCCAGAGCGGATACCCGAGAGTGTGGCCGAGGAGACGCCGCGCACGTCTGCTGCTGGACCGGAGCCGTGTACGGTGTCGGAGCTAGCTGCCAGAGCCGACGTTACCCTAAGCGGAGACGGTCATATGTCCAGGCCTGCGCTAGCGGAAACGGCCCCAACGATTGCAGAGACCGTCCCGCAGAAGATGCGACGTCTGGCTCCAAGTGGGAAACAAAACCCGGTCATTCCCCTGGGAAAACCGAAATCTGGGAGAGTGTGGAAGGACCGCAACaagcagag GTTCTCTGCGTTGGTAAGAGATAAGCCATTGTGCTCCTCCTGGGAGAAGAAGATGGAGGCCAAGCGAGAGAAGGAGCTGGTGAAACGGTTTTCTTTGCAGCTTAAAGAGGAGAAAGCCAAACAGAAAGAG gacaagaggaagaggagagaagacaacTTGAAACGACGCGCGGAGAATGAACGCAAAGCAGAGATCGTGCAAGTG ATCCGGAACACAGCAAAGAtcaagaggatgaagaggaaacAACTCAGAAAAGTAGAGAAGAGAGACACGCTGGCTCTGCTGCAGAAGTCACAGAAGCAGAACGTAAAAGCCAAagggcaaaaaaacaacaagactgACAAAGATTTAACCTAA